One genomic segment of uncultured Desulfobacter sp. includes these proteins:
- a CDS encoding ABC-F family ATP-binding cassette domain-containing protein, whose protein sequence is MTVLVAVKELCKAYGDDTLFTGLSFDIKPGEKLGLIGMNGSGKSTLLKIISGLSTPDEGEISVQPGQCLVYLAQEDEFDSALSVEQVLFNSLASLDLQEKERHRRVNRALGLGGFTNAAIKTKELSGGWRKRLAITRAFCQEPDLLLLDEPTNHLDIAGILWLEQMLLTARFSFVAVSHDRAFLETVCSHTMEIGRYYQGGVFKIQGNYHKFEQERDKYLEAQEKKQSSLASKMRREDQWLRQGAKARTTKAKYRIDQAEELRKELSEIKTRNRQTTRMDIDFSGTGRQTKKLLRVHNLTKGFKDRILFSNITFELGPGFCLGIVGDNGSGKSTFLSLIEQSMEPDQGTVKWAENLKTATYHQERTQLDPEMTLRDALNPAGGDSVNYKGRPIHVASWAKRFLFMPDQLDMPVGRLSGGEKARIVLAEIMRQPCDLLLLDEPTNDLDILSLEVLETSIKEFEGAVIIVSHDRYLMDRVCHRMLYLDNTETPKFYREFSQILKARTAREKAQQPVAEKNKKKASKPAPAKKKLFSFKDKYELEHIEEKILDAEQRVEDFSEHVQDPDVLQDPALLADTCKKLEQAQSLVQSLYSRWEELEEKKAATGEN, encoded by the coding sequence ATGACGGTTTTAGTGGCTGTAAAAGAACTGTGCAAAGCATATGGTGACGACACCTTATTCACAGGGTTAAGCTTTGATATAAAACCCGGAGAAAAGCTTGGCCTGATCGGGATGAACGGATCCGGCAAGTCCACCCTTTTAAAAATCATCTCTGGTCTCAGTACTCCGGACGAAGGAGAAATAAGTGTCCAGCCCGGCCAATGCCTGGTCTATCTTGCCCAGGAAGATGAATTTGACTCAGCGCTCTCTGTTGAGCAGGTCTTGTTTAACAGTCTGGCATCCCTGGATCTGCAGGAAAAAGAACGCCACCGCAGGGTGAACCGAGCCTTAGGTTTAGGCGGTTTTACCAATGCAGCCATAAAGACAAAAGAGCTGTCAGGCGGCTGGCGCAAGCGGCTTGCCATTACCCGGGCCTTTTGCCAGGAACCGGATCTGCTTTTGCTGGATGAGCCCACGAACCATCTGGATATTGCCGGAATTTTATGGCTTGAACAGATGCTTTTAACAGCACGGTTTTCTTTTGTGGCCGTCTCCCATGACCGGGCATTTCTTGAAACCGTGTGTTCCCACACCATGGAAATTGGCCGATACTACCAGGGCGGTGTTTTTAAAATCCAGGGCAATTATCACAAATTTGAACAGGAGCGCGACAAATATCTGGAAGCCCAGGAAAAAAAACAGTCCTCTTTGGCATCAAAAATGCGAAGGGAAGACCAGTGGCTGCGCCAGGGAGCCAAGGCCAGAACGACCAAGGCCAAATACAGGATTGACCAGGCAGAAGAACTGCGCAAAGAACTGTCTGAAATCAAAACCAGAAACCGGCAGACCACCCGGATGGATATTGATTTTTCAGGCACAGGACGCCAGACCAAAAAACTGCTCAGGGTGCATAACCTGACCAAGGGATTTAAAGACAGAATTCTGTTTTCCAACATTACCTTTGAATTGGGGCCGGGTTTCTGTCTTGGCATTGTAGGGGATAACGGATCCGGCAAATCCACTTTTTTGTCCCTGATCGAACAAAGCATGGAACCGGACCAGGGAACTGTAAAATGGGCGGAAAACCTTAAAACAGCCACCTACCACCAGGAACGCACCCAGCTGGACCCGGAAATGACCCTGCGGGATGCGCTGAATCCGGCAGGCGGAGATTCCGTCAATTACAAGGGCCGACCCATTCACGTGGCCTCCTGGGCCAAACGATTTCTTTTCATGCCTGACCAGCTGGACATGCCGGTAGGACGGCTTTCCGGCGGGGAAAAGGCAAGAATCGTTCTGGCTGAAATCATGCGGCAACCCTGTGATCTGCTGCTTTTGGACGAACCCACCAATGATCTTGATATCCTCTCCCTGGAAGTATTGGAAACCTCCATCAAAGAATTTGAAGGTGCAGTGATCATTGTCTCCCATGACCGGTATCTCATGGACCGGGTCTGCCATCGCATGCTCTACCTGGATAACACTGAAACACCAAAGTTTTACAGGGAGTTCAGCCAGATTCTCAAAGCCCGAACAGCCCGGGAAAAAGCCCAGCAGCCTGTGGCGGAAAAAAATAAAAAGAAGGCAAGCAAGCCAGCCCCGGCCAAAAAGAAATTGTTTTCCTTTAAAGACAAATATGAACTGGAACATATAGAAGAAAAAATTCTGGATGCTGAACAACGTGTTGAAGATTTTTCTGAACATGTCCAGGACCCTGACGTACTCCAGGACCCTGCCCTTCTGGCAGACACTTGTAAAAAACTGGAGCAGGCCCAATCCCTTGT